From the genome of Malus sylvestris chromosome 6, drMalSylv7.2, whole genome shotgun sequence, one region includes:
- the LOC126626935 gene encoding histone H4-like, protein MTGRGKGGKGLGKGGAKRHRKVLRDNIQGITKPAIRRLARRGGVKRISGLIYEETRGVLKIFLENVIRDAVTYTEHARRKTVTAMDVVYALKRQGRTLYGFGG, encoded by the coding sequence ATGACAGGGAGAGGAAAGGGAGGGAAGGGGCTGGGTAAGGGCGGAGCCAAGAGGCACAGGAAGGTGCTGAGGGACAACATCCAGGGGATCACCAAGCCCGCCATACGAAGGCTCGCTCGCAGAGGAGGTGTGAAGCGCATAAGCGGCCTCATATATGAAGAAACCAGAGGGGTTCTCAAGATCTTCTTGGAGAACGTCATTCGTGACGCTGTGACGTACACCGAGCATGCCAGGAGGAAGACGGTGACCGCCATGGATGTTGTCTACGCTCTAAAGAGGCAGGGACGAACCCTTTATGGTTTCGGAGGTTAA